In Camelus dromedarius isolate mCamDro1 chromosome 4, mCamDro1.pat, whole genome shotgun sequence, the following are encoded in one genomic region:
- the DBI gene encoding acyl-CoA-binding protein: protein MSQAEFEKAAEEVKHLKTKPADDEMLFIYSHYKQATVGDVNTERPGMLDFKGKAKWDAWNELKGTSKEDAMKAYVNKVEELKKKYGM from the exons ATGTCTCAG GCTGAGTTTGAGAAAGCTGCTGAGGAAGTTAAACACCTCAAGACCAAGCCGGCAGATGATGAGATGCTGTTCATCTACAGCCACTACAAACAAGCGACCGTGGGTGACGTGAATACAG AACGGCCTGGAATGTTGGACTTCAAAGGCAAGGCCAAGTGGGATGCCTGGAATGAGCTGAAAG GGACTTCCAAGGAAGATGCCATGAAAGCTTACGTCAACAAAGTagaagaactaaagaaaaaatacGGAATGTAA